The Urbifossiella limnaea genome has a window encoding:
- a CDS encoding DUF1559 domain-containing protein — MLRRRAFTLIELLVVIAIIAILIGLLLPAVQKVREAAARIKCQNNLKQIGLAMHNFEGTEQKLPPARLTSSLVHSALSRLLPYCEQAALRQLVDYNVSISTGTNVTAGSTRLPFGVCPSDPANGQVPGFATQGTNYLVTNGTGTLRDAAGNATDTVHLNIGDGLFQLTPRRFADVIDGLSNTAAFSESLLGNGSPPPSGAAPPDPRTAILRVTTATTVPYLTSSRSPDMPGLCQSPGSGTWVADRANNWLNGHLTFSIYNHHFTPNQAGAWDCKNSSNSQALVAARSFHTSGVNVLLADGSVRFVTDRVPVNTWRALATVAGGEVLNDL; from the coding sequence GTGCTCCGCCGCCGTGCCTTTACGCTCATCGAACTCCTGGTGGTGATCGCCATCATCGCCATCCTGATCGGGCTGCTGCTGCCCGCCGTCCAGAAGGTCCGCGAGGCCGCCGCCCGCATCAAGTGTCAGAACAACCTGAAGCAAATCGGCCTGGCTATGCACAACTTCGAGGGCACCGAGCAGAAGTTGCCGCCGGCCCGGCTCACGTCGTCGCTCGTCCACTCGGCGCTCTCTCGGCTCCTGCCGTACTGCGAGCAAGCCGCGCTGCGGCAACTCGTCGATTACAACGTGTCGATCAGCACCGGCACGAATGTAACGGCCGGCTCGACTCGGCTGCCGTTCGGCGTCTGCCCCAGCGACCCGGCCAACGGGCAGGTGCCGGGCTTCGCTACGCAGGGCACAAACTATCTCGTGACGAACGGTACCGGCACCCTCCGCGACGCGGCCGGGAACGCCACCGACACCGTCCACCTGAACATCGGCGACGGGCTGTTCCAGCTCACGCCACGGCGGTTCGCCGACGTGATCGACGGGCTCTCGAACACGGCCGCGTTTTCGGAGTCGCTCCTCGGCAACGGCTCGCCGCCGCCGTCGGGCGCCGCCCCGCCCGACCCGCGCACGGCCATCCTCCGCGTGACCACCGCGACGACGGTGCCGTACCTCACGTCGAGCCGCTCGCCGGACATGCCGGGGCTGTGCCAGAGCCCCGGGAGCGGCACGTGGGTCGCCGACCGGGCCAACAACTGGCTCAACGGGCACCTCACGTTCAGCATCTACAACCACCACTTCACGCCGAACCAGGCCGGGGCGTGGGACTGCAAGAACTCCAGCAACAGCCAGGCGCTCGTCGCCGCCCGCAGCTTCCACACCAGCGGTGTGAACGTGCTGCTCGCCGACGGCTCGGTGCGATTCGTCACCGACCGCGTGCCCGTCAACACGTGGCGGGCGCTCGCCACCGTCGCCGGCGGCGAAGTGCTGAATGACCTCTAA
- a CDS encoding YceH family protein produces the protein MSTDPNPPWQPLPEYERRVLGVLVEKQKTAKTADAYPLTLNSLTTGCNQKSNRDPVLDLLEDEVEEVLSSLQKKGLVNRLTGGRVDKFRHLLYDVWTSNGPQLAVLAELLLRGPQTKGELRGRASRMAAIETLDDLEEVLKPLAERKLVVYLGPPDRRGALVTHGFHGPDEAAGLSARQAHAPAETEPPRASARVEAGGLEAEITALKRLVAELTTRVAALENRGSGSPAGLNPPQ, from the coding sequence ATGAGCACCGACCCCAACCCCCCGTGGCAGCCGCTCCCCGAGTACGAGCGCCGCGTTCTCGGCGTGCTGGTCGAGAAGCAGAAGACGGCCAAGACCGCCGACGCGTACCCCCTGACGCTCAACTCGCTGACCACCGGGTGCAACCAGAAGAGCAACCGCGACCCGGTGCTCGACCTGCTGGAGGACGAGGTCGAGGAGGTATTGTCGTCGTTGCAGAAGAAGGGGCTCGTGAACCGGCTGACGGGCGGCCGCGTGGACAAGTTCCGGCACCTGCTTTACGACGTGTGGACGAGCAACGGCCCGCAGCTGGCCGTGCTCGCGGAGTTGTTGCTGCGCGGCCCACAGACGAAGGGCGAACTCCGCGGCCGCGCCAGCCGCATGGCCGCGATCGAAACGCTGGACGACCTGGAAGAAGTGCTGAAGCCGCTGGCGGAGCGGAAGCTCGTCGTCTACCTCGGCCCGCCGGACCGCCGCGGGGCGTTGGTGACGCACGGCTTCCACGGCCCCGACGAGGCGGCGGGCCTGTCGGCGCGGCAGGCGCATGCCCCCGCTGAAACCGAGCCGCCGCGGGCAAGCGCTCGCGTGGAGGCGGGCGGGCTAGAAGCGGAAATCACGGCGCTGAAGCGGCTGGTCGCAGAACTGACGACGCGCGTCGCGGCGCTGGAGAACCGCGGCTCCGGCTCACCGGCAGGATTGAATCCGCCGCAGTAG
- a CDS encoding ATP-dependent Clp protease ATP-binding subunit: MYERFTDRARKVMQLANQEAQRFNHEYIGTEHVLLGLVKEGSGVAANVLKNLDIDLRKIRLEVEKIVQHGPGGDQVVMGRLPHTPRAKKVIEYSVEEARNLNHNYVGTEHLLLGLLREQEGVAAQVLMNLGLKLEDVREEVLNLLGHNMPNESENEGGRGGREGGGREGRGEGGSGGERSSRTKSKTPALDSFGRDLTELARTGKLDPVIGRANEIERVIQILSRRQKNNPVLLGEAGVGKTAIVEGLAQLVVDQNVPELLRDKRIVVLDLAMMVAGTKYRGQFEERIKAVMNEVRRAKNTMLFIDELHTLVGAGGAEGAIDASNVLKPALARGEIQCIGATTLDEYRKYIEKDAALARRFQPIIVNPPSMAEAVEILKGLRDRYEAHHRVQITDAALKSAVELSERYISGHCLPDKAIDVIDEAGARVRLKAMTRPPDLKELDEQIEKLNQEKEAAVMEQDFEKAAHLRDQAEKLRKKKEQTTKEWREKAKETDGVVDEEVIAEVVSKMTGVPLKKVGEDETRRLLNMEAELHNAVISQNEAIKAIAKAVRKSRAGLKDPKRPIGSFIFAGPTGVGKTLLAKQLAKFMFGDENNIVQLDMSEYMEKHNVSRLVGAPPGYIGYEEGGQLTEKIRRKPYSVVLLDEIEKAHPDVWNMLLQIMEEGRLTDNVGRVIDFKNTMLIMTTNIGAETIVASDDLSSPFTKGVRKNDEASYQDMQKKLRGRMDKEFRPEFLNRLDDIIVFRSLTKDDLKAIVNMELGKVAKRLKEKELTLTVTDEAKDYLIEKGSSLEFGARPLRRSIEQHLEDMLSEELLKGSFHGQDTITVRLAEVEGEKKLTFDATKVAPAAEPSVAVAATDAK; this comes from the coding sequence ATGTATGAACGCTTCACGGACCGCGCCCGAAAGGTGATGCAGCTGGCCAACCAGGAGGCCCAGCGGTTCAACCACGAGTACATCGGCACCGAGCACGTCCTGCTCGGGCTGGTGAAGGAAGGCTCGGGCGTCGCCGCGAACGTGCTCAAGAACCTGGACATCGACCTGCGCAAGATCCGGCTCGAGGTCGAGAAGATCGTGCAGCACGGCCCCGGCGGCGACCAGGTGGTGATGGGCCGCCTGCCGCACACCCCGCGGGCCAAGAAGGTGATCGAGTACTCGGTCGAGGAGGCCCGGAACCTCAACCACAACTACGTCGGCACCGAGCACCTCCTCCTCGGCCTGCTCCGCGAGCAGGAGGGCGTGGCGGCGCAGGTGCTGATGAACCTGGGTCTCAAGCTCGAGGACGTCCGCGAGGAAGTCCTCAACCTGTTGGGGCACAACATGCCGAACGAGAGCGAGAACGAGGGCGGCCGCGGCGGCCGCGAGGGCGGCGGGCGCGAGGGCCGCGGCGAGGGCGGCAGCGGCGGCGAGCGCTCGTCGCGCACCAAGAGCAAGACCCCCGCGCTCGACAGCTTCGGCCGCGACCTGACCGAGCTCGCCCGCACCGGCAAGCTCGACCCGGTCATCGGCCGGGCCAACGAGATCGAGCGCGTCATCCAGATCCTGAGCCGCCGGCAGAAGAACAACCCCGTGCTGCTCGGCGAGGCCGGCGTCGGCAAGACCGCCATCGTCGAGGGGCTCGCCCAGCTGGTCGTGGACCAAAACGTGCCGGAACTCCTCCGCGACAAGCGGATCGTCGTGCTCGACCTGGCGATGATGGTCGCCGGCACGAAGTACCGCGGCCAGTTCGAGGAGCGGATCAAGGCCGTGATGAACGAGGTCCGGCGCGCCAAGAACACGATGCTGTTCATCGACGAGCTCCACACGCTCGTCGGCGCCGGCGGCGCGGAAGGCGCCATCGACGCCAGCAACGTCCTCAAGCCGGCGCTGGCCCGCGGCGAGATCCAGTGCATCGGCGCCACCACGCTCGACGAGTACCGCAAGTACATCGAAAAGGACGCGGCCCTGGCCCGCCGCTTCCAGCCGATCATCGTCAACCCGCCGTCGATGGCCGAGGCCGTCGAGATCCTGAAGGGGCTCCGCGACCGCTACGAGGCACACCACCGCGTACAAATCACCGACGCCGCCCTGAAGAGCGCCGTCGAGCTGAGCGAGCGGTACATCAGCGGCCACTGCCTGCCGGACAAGGCCATCGACGTGATCGACGAGGCCGGCGCCCGCGTGCGGCTCAAGGCCATGACCCGGCCGCCGGACCTGAAGGAGCTGGACGAGCAGATCGAGAAGCTCAACCAGGAGAAGGAAGCCGCGGTGATGGAGCAGGACTTCGAGAAGGCCGCCCACCTCCGCGACCAGGCCGAGAAGCTCCGCAAGAAGAAGGAGCAGACGACCAAGGAGTGGCGCGAGAAGGCCAAGGAGACCGACGGCGTCGTGGACGAGGAGGTGATCGCCGAGGTCGTCTCCAAGATGACCGGCGTGCCGCTCAAGAAGGTCGGCGAGGACGAGACGCGCCGCCTCCTGAACATGGAGGCCGAGCTGCACAACGCGGTGATCAGCCAGAACGAGGCGATCAAGGCCATCGCCAAGGCCGTGCGCAAGAGCCGCGCGGGCCTCAAGGACCCGAAGCGGCCGATCGGCAGCTTCATCTTCGCCGGCCCGACCGGCGTGGGGAAGACGCTGCTGGCCAAGCAGCTGGCGAAGTTCATGTTCGGCGACGAGAACAACATCGTTCAGCTGGACATGAGCGAGTACATGGAGAAGCACAACGTCAGCCGGCTGGTCGGCGCCCCGCCGGGCTACATCGGCTACGAGGAGGGCGGCCAGCTGACGGAGAAGATCCGCCGCAAGCCGTACTCGGTGGTGCTGCTCGACGAGATCGAGAAGGCCCACCCGGACGTGTGGAACATGCTGCTCCAGATCATGGAGGAAGGCCGGCTGACCGACAACGTGGGCCGCGTGATCGACTTCAAGAACACGATGCTCATCATGACCACGAACATCGGGGCCGAGACGATCGTGGCGTCGGACGACCTGAGCAGCCCGTTCACGAAGGGCGTGCGGAAGAACGACGAGGCCAGCTACCAGGACATGCAGAAGAAGCTGCGCGGCCGGATGGACAAGGAGTTCCGCCCCGAGTTCCTGAACCGCCTCGACGACATCATCGTGTTCCGGTCGCTGACGAAGGACGACCTGAAGGCGATCGTAAACATGGAGCTCGGCAAGGTCGCCAAGCGGCTCAAGGAGAAGGAGCTCACGCTGACGGTGACCGACGAGGCGAAGGACTACCTGATCGAGAAGGGGAGCAGCCTGGAGTTCGGCGCCCGGCCGCTGCGCCGGTCGATCGAGCAGCACCTGGAAGACATGCTTTCCGAGGAGTTGCTGAAGGGTTCGTTCCACGGCCAGGACACCATCACGGTTCGGCTGGCGGAGGTCGAGGGCGAGAAGAAGTTGACCTTCGACGCCACGAAAGTCGCCCCCGCTGCCGAGCCGTCGGTGGCGGTCGCTGCCACCGACGCGAAGTAA